A genomic window from candidate division WOR-3 bacterium includes:
- the pilQ gene encoding type IV pilus secretin PilQ, with protein sequence MYKFILNLILVFSLFAQISDIRIQGEGTNTIVTILVPEDVSYTVFKPTSNVIALDIHTNKTMIAPGSYVINRAGIDKITLETFQRVALTRIFLYTTSTFESYDVRTSEGISFYLLNTGGSEGIFTLKEGKPEFTAEIEEKTVTSTVPSPIKPGESRISLNLENADIVTVINGIAEYVGLNVVYTTDVKGKVTVMVNNIPWRTALELVLKTVGLSYVEENGVLRIAPPDKLKREEIERRKAEQEAQLLKPLVTRIYKLEFTKPDEVSTSLQKLLTERGRIEKDEHTNSVIVTDIEDIQQKVEQIIKSLDVKTPQVAIEARIVEINTRKLKELGIKWGGRYTGIVQGIPSQQGYIGRNPSESPSEPGPEGTGFAEAGAVTLPAAPGLRFTVGYLSPQTDLFTILATLESEEFARVISSPKITVTDNKQAKIIGGVKIPFITTDVGGNPITRLVDVGIKLEVTPHVNSQNQVTLDLKTEVSQAGEPTPTGQLTILTNEAETRVLLGNGETAVIGGLVSTKRSRASSGIPILKNIPLIGALFGGRTGSVEEREIVIFITPNIITE encoded by the coding sequence ATGTATAAATTTATTTTAAATTTAATTCTTGTATTTTCTTTATTTGCTCAAATAAGTGATATAAGAATACAGGGTGAGGGGACAAATACTATAGTTACTATACTTGTTCCAGAAGATGTTTCTTATACAGTATTTAAACCAACTTCAAATGTTATAGCTCTTGATATTCATACCAATAAAACAATGATTGCACCTGGTTCCTATGTAATAAATAGGGCAGGAATCGATAAAATTACACTTGAAACCTTTCAACGTGTTGCTTTGACAAGAATTTTTTTATATACCACTTCTACCTTTGAAAGTTATGATGTAAGAACATCTGAGGGAATTTCTTTTTATCTATTAAATACGGGTGGTTCTGAAGGTATTTTTACCTTAAAGGAAGGAAAACCTGAATTCACGGCTGAAATTGAAGAAAAAACTGTTACTTCTACTGTACCTTCTCCTATTAAACCGGGTGAATCGAGAATTTCACTTAATCTTGAAAATGCAGATATAGTTACTGTTATTAATGGTATTGCTGAATATGTTGGTTTAAATGTGGTTTATACAACTGATGTAAAAGGAAAGGTTACTGTTATGGTTAACAATATACCATGGAGGACTGCTCTTGAACTTGTTTTGAAAACAGTTGGATTATCTTATGTTGAAGAAAATGGTGTTTTGAGAATTGCTCCTCCTGATAAGCTAAAAAGGGAAGAAATAGAGAGAAGGAAGGCTGAACAGGAAGCACAGCTTTTAAAACCTCTTGTAACAAGAATTTATAAGCTTGAATTTACAAAACCTGATGAGGTTTCAACATCACTTCAAAAACTTTTAACAGAGAGAGGCAGAATAGAAAAAGATGAACATACAAATTCAGTTATTGTAACTGATATTGAGGATATACAGCAAAAAGTGGAGCAGATTATTAAATCTCTTGATGTAAAAACACCACAAGTCGCAATAGAAGCAAGGATTGTTGAGATTAATACAAGAAAGTTAAAAGAACTTGGAATAAAATGGGGAGGAAGATATACTGGAATAGTCCAGGGAATCCCTTCACAGCAAGGTTATATTGGTAGGAATCCAAGTGAATCTCCTTCTGAACCTGGACCAGAAGGAACCGGTTTTGCTGAAGCTGGAGCTGTAACTTTACCCGCAGCTCCTGGTTTAAGATTTACTGTTGGTTATTTATCACCTCAAACTGACCTTTTTACAATACTTGCCACTCTTGAGTCTGAAGAATTTGCGAGAGTTATATCCTCTCCTAAAATTACTGTTACTGATAACAAACAAGCAAAAATAATTGGTGGAGTTAAAATACCCTTTATAACTACTGATGTTGGTGGTAACCCAATAACAAGGCTTGTAGATGTTGGTATAAAACTTGAAGTTACACCACATGTAAATTCCCAGAACCAGGTAACTCTTGACTTAAAGACTGAGGTGTCTCAGGCAGGTGAGCCAACTCCTACAGGACAGCTTACAATTCTTACAAATGAGGCTGAGACAAGGGTTTTGCTTGGTAACGGTGAAACAGCTGTTATAGGTGGTCTTGTAAGTACTAAAAGATCAAGAGCCTCAAGTGGTATTCCTATATTGAAAAATATACCTCTGATTGGAGCTCTTTTTGGTGGAAGAACAGGTTCTGTTGAAGAAAGGGAAATTGTGATATTTATAACCCCAAATATAATAACAGAGTAA
- a CDS encoding HD domain-containing protein, with the protein MKKIYVKDLIKTEGSFEDIFYLHSLKNLSGKKGDYIELVISDKTGELKAYLFDLNVILEEGIYKVKGEIGVYKEEKRVIIKEAEKVEINELIKKEFIPTSTIPKEILKKEILKEIDSLNNIFLKELLSKIFKGEFLENFLEAPAAVKYHHAYLGGLAEHTLNVVKIVKAISECYNSINRDLLIAGALLHDLGKVLSYKIDFKSSMTDEGKLLDHIYIGMKKIDEEIEKFNKERKFGGIFKSKFPEDLRLNLLHLIASHHGTKSQGALTDPMTKEAYILYMADMLDAEIYKFDEAIKMAQEGERWSPYHSKLKKSVFIGGEIEND; encoded by the coding sequence ATGAAAAAAATTTATGTAAAAGATTTAATAAAAACAGAAGGAAGTTTTGAAGATATATTTTATTTGCACTCCCTTAAAAACTTGTCAGGTAAAAAGGGAGATTATATTGAACTTGTAATATCTGACAAAACAGGAGAATTAAAGGCTTACCTTTTTGATTTGAATGTTATTTTGGAAGAGGGAATATATAAAGTAAAAGGAGAAATAGGAGTATATAAGGAGGAAAAAAGAGTAATAATAAAGGAAGCTGAAAAAGTTGAAATAAATGAATTAATAAAAAAGGAATTTATTCCTACATCAACGATTCCAAAGGAAATTCTTAAAAAGGAAATCTTAAAAGAAATAGATTCTCTCAATAACATCTTTTTAAAGGAATTACTTTCAAAAATATTTAAAGGAGAATTTCTTGAAAATTTCCTTGAAGCACCAGCTGCAGTTAAATACCACCATGCTTATTTAGGAGGACTTGCTGAACATACACTTAATGTAGTAAAAATAGTAAAAGCCATTTCGGAATGTTATAATTCTATAAACAGGGATTTACTTATAGCAGGTGCTCTTTTACATGACTTAGGAAAAGTGTTATCATATAAAATAGATTTTAAATCAAGTATGACAGATGAAGGAAAACTTCTTGACCATATATACATCGGGATGAAAAAAATTGATGAGGAAATTGAAAAATTCAACAAAGAAAGAAAATTTGGTGGAATATTTAAATCAAAATTTCCAGAAGATTTGAGGCTCAATCTTTTGCACCTTATAGCATCACATCATGGAACAAAAAGTCAAGGAGCTCTAACTGATCCGATGACAAAAGAAGCCTATATCCTTTATATGGCTGATATGCTTGATGCTGAAATTTATAAATTTGATGAAGCAATAAAAATGGCACAAGAGGGTGAAAGATGGTCACCCTATCATTCTAAATTAAAAAAATCTGTATTTATAGGAGGTGAAATAGAAAATGATTAA
- the secA gene encoding preprotein translocase subunit SecA, with protein MIKKIFKKIFVSRNERVIRKLLPIVKKVNEIYETYHHLTDEDLIKKTEEFVQRLKDGESDMEILPEAFALVKEACRRLVGKKWKITGQDYEWDMIPFDVQILGAIVLHQGKIAEMATGEGKTLVATMPLYLNSLIGRARGLNGDKRFLVNGSPRGINHLVTVNDYLARRDREWMGPVYEMLGLEVGVIQSGMESEERKPEYNKDITYGTNNEFGFDYLRDNMVYRKEDKVQRGHIYAIVDEIDSILIDEARTPLIISGPIERTSNYLYKEAKPHVERVVKKQMLLVNQILNEAEKDLNQGKKEEAAKKILLAKKGAPKSRKLFKLLQEPDILKLTEKIELELLKEKKIREFESELFYVIDEKSHNVDLTEKGRKEFLTIDKDLFVLPDLSIELTKIEKDETFSPREKFYEKEKVIREYSEKSEKIHAIKQLLKAYSLFEKDVDYVVMDGKVIIVDEFTGRLMPGRRWSDGLHEAVEAKEGVEIQRETQTLATITLQNYFRMYEKLAGMTGTAITEAQEFWEIYKLDVIVIPTNKPVIRIDLPDIIFKTKKEKYQAVIEEIKKNFKIGRPVLVGTTSVEVSELLSRMLKREGIPHHVLNAKYHQQEAEIIARAGQKYAVTIATNMAGRGTDIKLGEGVRELGGLYIIGTEKHEARRIDRQLRGRAGRQGDPGTTKFFLSLEDDLLRLFGSDKVKELMERFGKKDEGPIESKLVTKALETAQKRVEMQNFEIRKRLLEYDDVMNKQREVIYGLRNEILEGENMKELILKEYVIDLVEELRERFLASEEREEWNIDEFLGELSYHFLADFSDLKEIEDKNKIKEEVLKRIKELYEMREEIFGQERMRDLERASLLFTLDTAWREHLYALDHLREGIYLRAYGQKDPLIEYKQEAYRMFEELLRRIRNETIHRLFHAKIVEAERRVDLSKLREIRPELVRTLSISKKEEESKSEAKTLSPTLTIKRDTPKVGRNDPCPCGSGKKYKKCHGKT; from the coding sequence ATGATTAAAAAAATTTTTAAGAAAATATTTGTCTCAAGAAATGAAAGAGTCATAAGGAAATTATTGCCTATAGTTAAAAAAGTAAACGAAATATACGAAACTTACCATCATCTTACTGATGAAGATCTGATTAAAAAAACTGAAGAATTTGTCCAGAGACTCAAGGATGGCGAAAGTGATATGGAAATTCTACCTGAAGCTTTTGCTCTTGTTAAGGAAGCCTGCAGAAGACTTGTTGGAAAAAAGTGGAAAATAACTGGTCAGGATTATGAATGGGATATGATTCCTTTTGATGTTCAGATTCTTGGTGCTATAGTTTTACATCAAGGTAAAATAGCAGAAATGGCAACAGGTGAAGGTAAAACCCTTGTTGCCACAATGCCTCTTTACCTTAATTCACTTATTGGAAGAGCGAGGGGATTAAATGGTGATAAAAGATTTTTAGTTAATGGTTCACCAAGGGGAATAAACCACCTTGTTACAGTAAATGATTACCTTGCAAGGAGAGATAGAGAATGGATGGGACCTGTCTATGAAATGCTTGGGCTTGAAGTTGGAGTAATTCAGAGTGGTATGGAGTCAGAGGAAAGAAAACCTGAATATAACAAAGATATTACCTATGGAACAAATAATGAATTCGGATTTGATTATTTAAGAGATAATATGGTTTACAGAAAAGAAGATAAAGTCCAGAGAGGTCATATATACGCAATAGTTGATGAAATTGATTCCATTTTAATAGATGAAGCAAGAACTCCGCTTATAATATCTGGACCAATAGAGAGAACAAGCAATTATTTATATAAAGAAGCTAAACCCCATGTGGAAAGAGTTGTTAAAAAACAGATGCTACTTGTTAATCAAATTTTAAATGAAGCAGAAAAGGATTTAAATCAGGGAAAAAAAGAAGAAGCAGCTAAAAAAATACTTCTTGCAAAAAAAGGGGCTCCCAAATCAAGAAAACTTTTTAAACTCTTACAAGAGCCAGATATATTAAAACTTACAGAAAAAATTGAACTTGAACTTTTAAAAGAAAAGAAAATAAGAGAGTTTGAAAGCGAGCTTTTTTACGTGATAGACGAAAAATCTCATAATGTTGATTTAACAGAAAAAGGAAGAAAAGAATTTTTGACTATAGATAAAGATCTATTTGTTTTACCTGATCTTTCAATTGAATTAACAAAAATTGAAAAGGATGAAACTTTTTCACCAAGAGAAAAATTTTATGAAAAGGAAAAAGTAATAAGAGAATATTCAGAAAAATCTGAAAAAATTCATGCTATAAAGCAACTTTTGAAAGCTTACTCCCTTTTTGAAAAAGATGTGGATTATGTAGTTATGGATGGAAAAGTAATCATTGTTGATGAATTTACAGGAAGATTGATGCCTGGAAGAAGATGGTCAGACGGGTTACATGAGGCAGTTGAAGCAAAAGAAGGGGTTGAAATACAAAGAGAAACCCAGACACTTGCAACAATTACACTTCAAAATTATTTCAGAATGTATGAGAAACTTGCTGGAATGACAGGAACAGCTATAACAGAAGCTCAAGAATTCTGGGAGATTTATAAACTTGACGTCATTGTTATACCAACAAATAAACCTGTGATTAGAATTGATCTTCCTGATATCATCTTTAAAACAAAAAAAGAAAAATATCAGGCTGTTATTGAAGAAATAAAGAAAAACTTTAAAATTGGAAGACCTGTTCTTGTGGGAACAACTTCTGTTGAAGTCTCGGAATTACTTTCAAGAATGTTAAAAAGGGAAGGAATACCTCATCATGTTTTAAATGCTAAATATCATCAACAGGAAGCAGAAATAATTGCAAGAGCAGGACAGAAGTATGCTGTGACAATTGCCACAAACATGGCAGGAAGAGGCACTGATATAAAGCTGGGAGAAGGTGTTAGAGAACTTGGGGGACTTTACATCATAGGAACAGAAAAACATGAAGCAAGGAGGATTGATAGACAATTAAGGGGAAGAGCAGGTAGGCAGGGTGATCCTGGAACAACAAAATTCTTTTTATCCCTTGAAGATGATCTTTTGAGACTATTTGGTTCTGACAAGGTAAAAGAATTAATGGAAAGATTTGGAAAAAAAGATGAAGGACCTATTGAAAGTAAACTTGTTACAAAGGCTCTTGAAACCGCGCAGAAAAGAGTTGAAATGCAGAACTTTGAAATCAGAAAAAGACTTCTTGAATATGATGATGTGATGAATAAGCAGAGAGAAGTAATCTATGGTTTGAGAAATGAGATCTTAGAAGGCGAAAATATGAAAGAACTCATTTTAAAAGAGTATGTTATTGATCTTGTAGAGGAATTAAGGGAAAGATTTTTAGCTTCAGAAGAAAGGGAAGAATGGAATATTGATGAATTTCTGGGGGAACTCTCATATCATTTTCTTGCTGATTTTTCTGATTTAAAAGAAATTGAAGATAAAAATAAAATCAAAGAAGAAGTTCTAAAAAGGATTAAGGAACTCTATGAAATGAGAGAGGAAATATTTGGACAGGAAAGAATGAGAGATTTGGAAAGAGCAAGTCTTCTTTTCACTCTTGATACAGCCTGGAGAGAGCACCTTTATGCTTTAGATCACTTAAGAGAAGGAATATACTTAAGAGCATATGGTCAAAAAGACCCTCTGATTGAATATAAACAAGAAGCATACAGGATGTTTGAGGAACTTTTAAGAAGGATAAGGAATGAAACAATACACAGACTTTTCCACGCTAAAATTGTTGAAGCAGAAAGAAGAGTAGATTTAAGTAAATTAAGGGAAATTAGACCTGAACTTGTAAGAACCTTAAGCATCTCAAAAAAAGAAGAGGAAAGTAAAAGTGAAGCAAAAACTCTTTCACCCACTTTGACTATAAAAAGAGACACACCTAAGGTTGGCAGAAATGATCCCTGCCCTTGTGGAAGCGGTAAAAAATATAAAAAGTGCCATGGTAAAACTTGA
- a CDS encoding BCAM0308 family protein, translating to MKGKDTRSYIYKLKDPYMDKNLYVDPTTCPTCGLVYHRKRWINNPELLKELKGNHKEIQQKECPACRKIRDKYPLGIVEIFGDFVEQKNEEIHSRIKHIAAEEFTHNPLERIMIVKNEKNRIIIETTTEHLAEKIGKKIAKTFNKKVKISFSDTEKFVRVFVSD from the coding sequence ATGAAGGGTAAAGATACAAGGAGTTATATTTATAAATTAAAAGATCCGTATATGGATAAAAATCTATATGTGGATCCCACAACTTGTCCCACTTGTGGTCTTGTTTACCACAGAAAAAGATGGATCAATAATCCTGAACTTTTGAAGGAATTGAAAGGAAACCATAAAGAAATACAACAGAAAGAATGTCCTGCTTGTAGAAAAATAAGGGATAAATATCCTCTTGGAATTGTAGAAATTTTTGGTGATTTTGTGGAGCAAAAAAACGAAGAAATTCATTCAAGAATAAAACATATTGCAGCTGAGGAGTTTACTCATAACCCCCTTGAGAGAATAATGATTGTAAAAAATGAAAAGAATAGGATAATTATTGAAACTACAACAGAACATCTTGCAGAAAAAATAGGTAAAAAAATAGCAAAAACTTTTAATAAAAAAGTAAAAATAAGTTTTTCAGACACTGAGAAATTTGTTAGAGTTTTTGTAAGTGATTAA
- a CDS encoding DUF502 domain-containing protein — translation MFIYLVGFFVTTLIGKRIFEYGENFLVKLPLIRGFYSGAKKLTDAIFSQKTAFKKVIFVEFPMEGHYTIGFVTSDKKWEINGKKFVNIFIPTTPNPTSGWYLIVPEDKIFYLELSIEEALKAIVSAGIVLPEKKDIYNLFKEYVQNIQKK, via the coding sequence ATATTTATTTACCTTGTTGGTTTTTTTGTCACAACATTAATAGGTAAAAGAATATTTGAGTATGGGGAAAATTTTTTAGTAAAACTTCCTTTAATAAGAGGTTTTTATTCTGGAGCAAAAAAACTAACTGATGCTATTTTTTCCCAGAAAACAGCCTTTAAAAAGGTTATCTTTGTAGAATTTCCAATGGAAGGACATTATACAATAGGTTTTGTAACTTCTGATAAAAAATGGGAAATTAATGGTAAAAAGTTTGTAAATATCTTTATACCAACAACTCCGAACCCCACAAGTGGATGGTATTTAATAGTCCCGGAAGACAAAATTTTTTATTTAGAACTCTCCATAGAAGAGGCCTTAAAAGCAATTGTTTCAGCAGGTATAGTTTTGCCTGAAAAAAAAGATATATACAATCTTTTTAAAGAATATGTTCAAAATATTCAAAAGAAATAA
- a CDS encoding hemolysin family protein, with protein sequence MFKIFKRNKKEKFTEKENIEDFIEGIKKLSEKRVQEVMIPRIDMVCVSHEDTISEALKIFKKYPFSRMPVIKEKKDEVIGILFFKEILLMDPSEYSKKKVTEVMKAPYYFPENKNALEALKEMRNKRVHFALVVDEFGNVTGLITLEDLVEEIVGEIVDELDRDIIIKPQKIKDGYIIPGRMPIDELSNLIDIENYDENEVLTAAGYIIEKIKRIPEKGEKIKIGKYLFEILDASESRINKIKITKIS encoded by the coding sequence ATGTTCAAAATATTCAAAAGAAATAAAAAGGAAAAATTTACTGAAAAGGAAAATATAGAAGATTTCATAGAAGGAATCAAAAAACTATCTGAAAAAAGGGTACAGGAAGTTATGATACCAAGAATAGATATGGTATGTGTCAGCCATGAGGACACAATAAGTGAAGCCTTAAAGATATTTAAAAAATATCCTTTTTCAAGAATGCCTGTAATTAAAGAAAAAAAGGATGAAGTAATAGGTATATTATTTTTTAAAGAAATTTTACTTATGGATCCATCAGAGTATAGTAAAAAGAAAGTTACAGAAGTCATGAAAGCTCCTTATTACTTTCCAGAAAATAAAAATGCTCTTGAAGCTTTAAAGGAAATGAGAAACAAAAGAGTGCATTTTGCACTTGTTGTTGATGAATTTGGAAATGTAACCGGACTTATAACTCTTGAAGACCTCGTTGAAGAAATAGTAGGTGAAATAGTTGATGAGCTCGACCGTGATATAATTATAAAGCCTCAAAAAATTAAAGATGGCTATATAATACCTGGAAGAATGCCTATTGATGAACTTTCTAATTTAATTGATATAGAAAATTATGATGAGAATGAAGTTTTAACAGCTGCAGGTTATATAATCGAAAAAATAAAAAGAATCCCGGAAAAAGGAGAAAAAATAAAAATTGGTAAATATTTATTTGAAATTCTTGATGCCTCAGAATCAAGAATAAATAAAATAAAAATCACAAAAATAAGTTAA
- a CDS encoding MBL fold metallo-hydrolase: MIELIILGSGGGRIVVFQGIRSSGGFIIKGGNFLIHIDPGPGALQGLLKNKIYPNKITHIWVTHKDLDHTGELNIIVEGMTEGGLKKRGILYTPEEVLKENIILHYLREYLNEIVITKPENLYDVEELKFKTSIMHNHRGVECFGFIIENFSLGYLVDTRPEEHILKFYSNLDYLLVNCVLLEPKEDVYHISLQDIPYVYEITKPKKLILTHFGMKLLKYGFRNISDFLSKYNIPFTLAYDNMKITF, encoded by the coding sequence TTGATTGAATTAATTATTCTTGGTTCTGGTGGAGGTAGGATTGTTGTATTTCAGGGAATAAGATCAAGTGGTGGTTTTATTATAAAAGGGGGAAATTTTTTGATTCATATTGACCCTGGTCCTGGTGCCTTACAGGGTCTTTTAAAGAATAAAATTTATCCAAATAAAATAACTCATATATGGGTAACTCATAAAGACTTAGACCATACAGGGGAATTAAACATAATTGTAGAAGGAATGACAGAAGGTGGACTTAAAAAAAGGGGAATTCTATATACTCCAGAAGAAGTTTTAAAGGAAAATATTATCCTTCATTATTTAAGGGAGTATTTAAATGAAATTGTAATTACAAAACCTGAAAATCTATATGATGTTGAGGAATTAAAATTTAAAACATCAATTATGCATAATCACAGAGGAGTTGAGTGTTTCGGGTTTATTATAGAAAATTTTTCCTTAGGTTATCTTGTAGATACAAGACCTGAAGAACACATATTAAAGTTTTATAGTAATTTAGATTATTTGCTTGTTAACTGCGTTTTGCTTGAGCCCAAAGAAGATGTATATCATATAAGTTTACAGGATATACCTTATGTCTATGAAATTACAAAGCCAAAAAAATTAATTTTGACACATTTCGGTATGAAGCTATTAAAATATGGGTTTAGAAATATTTCAGATTTTTTAAGTAAATATAATATTCCCTTTACCCTTGCTTATGATAATATGAAAATTACTTTTTAA
- a CDS encoding DUF523 domain-containing protein translates to MSIEKEKVAISACILGYPFRFDGKDKKNKEILDKLSQKYILVPICPEILSGLSVPRKPCSIKEESVLENESGEDKTHYFVKGAKRALKILENLGIKKVFLKEKSPSCGANYVHFYIDKNITQIKRGTGVFTQILIEKGFYVEGID, encoded by the coding sequence TTGAGTATTGAAAAAGAAAAAGTAGCGATATCTGCCTGTATTTTAGGTTATCCTTTTAGATTTGATGGTAAAGATAAAAAAAATAAGGAAATTTTAGACAAGTTATCTCAAAAATACATTTTAGTCCCAATATGCCCTGAGATTCTTTCTGGTCTTTCAGTGCCAAGAAAGCCCTGTTCTATTAAGGAAGAGAGTGTTTTAGAAAATGAAAGTGGAGAGGATAAAACCCATTATTTTGTTAAGGGTGCAAAAAGAGCCTTAAAAATTTTAGAAAATTTGGGTATAAAAAAAGTTTTTTTAAAAGAAAAAAGTCCTTCCTGTGGTGCTAATTACGTCCACTTTTATATTGATAAAAATATCACACAGATAAAAAGAGGCACTGGTGTTTTTACTCAGATTTTAATTGAAAAAGGATTTTATGTAGAGGGAATTGATTGA
- a CDS encoding polysaccharide biosynthesis tyrosine autokinase, which translates to MNPEVYPPIDVRKYLDALWKRKWVFLLFFIGIPTVTMIFTFATKPVYEAKSILLARTSGPNPLTPIYYQNPLKNQIYILNTLNFAEKVWNRIKEEKNLDKEFISFLKDGDPVTNIRTKISYNYDEQDNLLYIKVRGNKPLETSKLCNIVAEVFIKTSEEIAKSSAHEVVKFLEEQIPMVESNLNRIQDSLKRFKIKEKLTDIKSIGDYLSSKLKLIDEMLAETEVDIKEKEGVLKAWEQRREDLVKKISEGESGGSKEVIKTLYEKLIKLETQKTSLLLEGFSEQSKEVREIEEGIKQVKKELSEKLEESAFREVSISEPINEISDAVQKIVSVSAELKALHAKREALLRNREDIMREFSKFPEKEIAFLTLQRDFELNEEILMMLKKRYEEAKLQEVGQVSSFVIVEPSIPPEFPVYPKKRQNLLFAIVIGFGLALSLVFLLEYLDTRIRDVDEIKSSYPEIPVLATIPFVRTTNSERIILTQHKRGSLYMESFRTLRSNLKFLKVGEEIKTILITSSQPNEGKTTISVNLSIIFQIANMKTILIEGDLRKPGLPKIFGEREKGLTNFLLGEVRKEEIIYDTYLENVYYIAPGKIPPNPTELLSSEKFKKLVEELKKDFDIVIVDSPPLTLFVDAAVISSCIDGSIIVLQFDYTRRETLEYTISSLQRSGGKIIGFVVNKVTPSPFKTRTYYYYPYYKPYRDYGYPVEY; encoded by the coding sequence ATGAACCCTGAAGTATATCCTCCAATTGATGTAAGAAAATATCTTGATGCTTTATGGAAGAGAAAATGGGTTTTCCTTTTATTTTTTATAGGTATTCCAACTGTGACCATGATATTTACTTTTGCAACAAAGCCTGTATATGAAGCAAAATCGATTTTGCTCGCAAGGACAAGTGGACCTAATCCTTTGACTCCAATTTATTATCAAAATCCTCTTAAAAATCAAATTTATATTTTAAATACATTAAATTTTGCCGAAAAAGTCTGGAATAGAATTAAAGAGGAAAAGAATTTGGATAAAGAGTTTATTTCTTTTTTAAAGGATGGGGACCCTGTAACAAACATAAGGACAAAGATATCTTATAATTATGATGAGCAGGATAATCTATTATATATAAAAGTTAGAGGAAATAAACCTCTTGAAACATCAAAACTTTGTAACATTGTAGCAGAAGTTTTTATAAAAACATCTGAAGAGATAGCTAAATCATCTGCTCATGAGGTTGTTAAATTTCTTGAGGAGCAGATACCAATGGTGGAATCAAACCTTAACAGGATACAGGATTCTTTGAAGAGATTTAAAATAAAAGAGAAATTAACTGATATTAAATCTATTGGTGATTATTTGAGTTCAAAATTGAAGCTAATTGATGAAATGCTTGCTGAAACTGAAGTTGATATAAAGGAAAAGGAAGGAGTTTTAAAGGCATGGGAACAGAGAAGAGAGGACCTTGTTAAAAAGATATCTGAGGGTGAAAGTGGTGGTTCAAAAGAGGTAATAAAAACATTATATGAAAAACTTATAAAACTTGAAACACAGAAGACTTCACTTCTCCTCGAAGGTTTCAGTGAACAGAGTAAGGAAGTAAGGGAGATAGAAGAAGGAATTAAACAGGTTAAGAAGGAATTAAGTGAAAAACTCGAGGAAAGTGCATTCAGGGAAGTTAGTATTAGTGAACCAATTAATGAAATATCAGATGCTGTTCAAAAGATTGTCTCAGTTAGTGCAGAATTAAAAGCTCTACATGCGAAGAGAGAAGCACTTTTAAGAAATAGGGAAGATATTATGAGGGAGTTCTCAAAGTTTCCAGAGAAAGAAATTGCGTTTCTTACATTGCAGAGAGATTTTGAATTGAATGAAGAAATTTTGATGATGTTAAAAAAGAGATATGAGGAAGCAAAACTCCAGGAGGTGGGTCAAGTATCCAGTTTTGTAATTGTTGAGCCTTCTATACCACCGGAATTTCCTGTTTATCCTAAAAAAAGACAGAACTTGCTTTTTGCAATTGTCATAGGTTTTGGTCTTGCTTTATCACTTGTATTTTTACTTGAATACCTTGATACAAGGATAAGAGATGTGGATGAAATTAAATCAAGTTATCCAGAAATACCTGTTCTTGCTACAATTCCTTTTGTTAGAACAACTAACTCGGAGAGAATTATTTTAACTCAACATAAAAGAGGTTCCCTTTATATGGAAAGTTTTAGGACCTTGAGAAGCAATTTAAAATTTCTGAAAGTTGGAGAAGAAATAAAGACAATTCTTATTACAAGCAGTCAACCTAATGAGGGGAAAACTACAATTTCAGTCAATCTCTCTATTATATTTCAGATTGCAAACATGAAAACCATCCTTATAGAGGGTGATTTAAGAAAACCTGGTCTTCCAAAAATTTTTGGTGAAAGAGAGAAGGGTTTAACCAATTTTCTTCTTGGTGAAGTTAGAAAAGAGGAGATAATTTATGATACATATCTTGAGAATGTTTATTACATTGCTCCCGGTAAGATTCCTCCAAATCCTACTGAACTTTTATCCTCTGAAAAATTTAAGAAATTAGTTGAGGAATTAAAGAAAGATTTTGATATTGTTATTGTAGATTCACCCCCCCTTACTTTGTTTGTAGATGCGGCTGTTATTTCAAGTTGTATTGATGGTTCTATAATTGTTTTGCAGTTTGATTATACAAGAAGGGAAACTCTTGAATATACTATTTCATCCCTTCAAAGATCAGGTGGAAAAATAATAGGTTTTGTTGTTAATAAAGTTACACCTTCTCCTTTTAAAACAAGAACTTACTATTATTATCCTTATTATAAGCCTTATAGAGATTACGGGTACCCAGTTGAGTATTGA